Proteins from one Mycteria americana isolate JAX WOST 10 ecotype Jacksonville Zoo and Gardens chromosome 1, USCA_MyAme_1.0, whole genome shotgun sequence genomic window:
- the AKAP11 gene encoding A-kinase anchor protein 11 isoform X8 gives MDTYARAQGNRMKPRISVKKSFGEGVLHSMKSLLHSRKELCNVSADECLNREEQDNSIEMGQKLDKVWRGEKQMWTECRTVWITFIGFAEEMGTAHLQELAAVSAELPDVLKLLQLCKLKENEVIFLKDVKKTLAKPYDIKHQHQLPEVFCVMRLSPSFPRIKVDYIFTLLSKYTTGIRYAVEINSSQKHQTETSHGEDDDTNQSVSSIEDDFVTAFEHLDEDEPSKIQSAGACSSTSRNHRDAASQTIPAQCLEAVDSKILVASARRKSSARSSTLIDILGLKELSSVKNSVTTSISDPWIQRSFYKPYNPSDQGVNFLCKTLFSSSPAESSESDCSSPSPIIFLDEEGYQKSLKAKLQLPKIPVVKDGIEDSDSEVSEFFDSFDQFDELEQALENSCKVIRDPILGNPSQKRRTAHEQLSSGSITMNPQKFKFDRPTLPANVKKPTPRKPESPYSSIFDVPDSPRPVKTSGEENGGLFSPIRSSAFSPLGSCGSSECLCRINLSGDGTGQNHDDAIYNSYSAYADSVSFEILGSVFHSESSSEQVCAGNYSKHKGIVLKEKKGQAADLKMKTGKEPDKQAKSKHKSLMIRDSIQKFATELVEKSFGSAFKDLQKGVSSCTNALCHLAARLTSSVFQMAFYEIGRRRAISLKERAINGIASFLVSEAITGALKELRHVKKQIFTNTVARFAADLAEELVFEGIMEVCQFSYPSTPTAAQPSSFDYEDKVVRSYARDLSESVIQEAFIELSQVDVTFTTQAAISVSMDNIKYVSAESMLESTRTSTVFPNFNDRVALKPIQDSKKEYTVQQALFCTSGVVSSIPVPLAGRALCQHQVSSDAYKAKDSTAPNSDDNMKIYKDTTHPFFTSRKREEEVASFRNIYLISDHSQSTENTPSLLHNQNNTKQTNNRSGMNNNPELTSGSKGINTFSGTMVDMIVNEAYEAITSSRVTKAVEEYTDFLTRKIIDKKPYVQCIGEDFPKNVFADHLAKYVVKQSVDESKTVLCNTGENLACNMSSQTYADTNRKEQCVIKKQEAEKQNNVSVIVEQQQMPLNNPCKCLLTPTHSVQCFSEPNDCWQEQKGRRFSSKSPPPCSTVTSARHVLEDFTDTGSCSIPCLNKPSKKHDMQKPSSGPLTYRQADCFLHANSFSSVMFGSEDASQMEDKSRLKDGNTCVMPDTPPPTPLVPCQGSSERNLRKLSKKLKGELAKEFAPATPPSTPYNPSVAGLSETERDSLENEEFMLKLMRSLSEEVESSEDEDHSEMPVEKEERSEKTIQYADSLASHVISIATEMAASHLDGKTNERETDRQVQLGMQNRRCGYTAFINIPEETCNSLWNYAGDMAGKVINEAKKIVKSRHCKLLRLKRVNCQVDCLYLRKGDKDYSSKERCGPVQDQWPGERDSAVLPLPQGSGMTGLTSKYPSCESVTDEYADHIIRVLKREGGNAELLMDQYASRLAYRSIKSGLQQAARKNKLRYNRKTFPGQNAQVNGKLELIKAVNKDAVQQVKSSIHHREDQTYERGIGTQRTECTELLHFSESLAHSITCDVRKKLKMSGACLPKSLTDSCLYKKTEFDEVTGDLIKTRFSRTFLPFSPDHKLYHSTGSLNENGYSEGIIQAIEQYARKVADDTLEKSLESAVLHVAENRKNGDRLSYTEKLSPFSGTVCRCCSMKEHRYCTESTSHHLPAPESSIPVRHFLHPGLGGACQKSRVFQLDIPKIHIDVEQKTVFSDKGATAAIKKAEGELSYASVTADSGIGQDGVSFAESLTTEIMTSAMTNIGQAVNISSVGREGFHSVESIVSQQMSLSIGDDSTGSWSNLSFEDEHPDESSSFLHLSDSDGTEDKDEDSKDAVEGLEQIRKTLAIVNIDLEPNLVDPQLRAALQWLAASETEVSGLHFHDAATREFVFLSRRLRERDWKVGDLLQAVLKYCEMIEKTSDGEQALNKSLVGWLLENI, from the exons ATGGATACATACGCCAGGGCTCAGGGCAATCGAATGAAACCAAGAATATCTGTGAAAAAG agTTTTGGTGAAGGTGTACTGCACTCTATGAAGTCACTGCTACACAGCAGAAAAGAGTTATGCAATGTATCAGCAGATGAATGTCTAAATCGGGAAGAACAAGATAATTCTATTGAG ATGGGCCAAAAGCTGGACAAGGtctggagaggagagaagcagatgTGGACAGAATGCAGGACTGTCTGG attaCATTTATAGGTTTTGCTGAAGAGATGGGTACTGCTCATTTGCAG GAGTTGgcagctgtttctgcagagctCCCAGATGTTCTGAAATTGCTCCAGTTGTGCAAACTAAAAGAAAACGAGGTTATATTTCTAAAAGATGTAAAGAAAACCTTGGCAAAACCCTATGACATAAAACATCAG CATCAGCTTCCTGAAGTGTTTTGTGTGATGAGACTGTCTCCTTCATTCCCAAGGATCAAAGTTGATTACATATTTACCTTGCTGAGCAAGTATACCACAGGCATAAGATACGCAGTGGAAATAAACTCATCGCAAAAGCATCAAACAGAGACATCCCATGGAGAAGATGATGACACTAATCAGTCAGTTTCTTCAATTGAGGATGATTTTGTCACTGCTTTCGAACACTTAGATGAAGATGAGCCTTCAAAGATACAAAGTGCTG gtgcATGCAGCTCTACTTCTCGAAACCATCGAGATGCTGCTTCACAGACCATCCCTGCTCAATGTTTAGAAGCTGTTGACTCAAAGATCCTTGTGGCTTCTGCACGTCGAAAGTCATCTGCCAGATCTTCTACTTTGATTGATATTTTGGGACTTAAAGAACTGTCCTCAGTAAAAAATTCAGTTACAACCTCAATTTCTGATCCTTGGATACAAAGGAGTTTCTATAAGCCATATAATCCTTCTGATCAAGGTGTTAATTTTTTATGTAAAacgttgttttcctcctctccagctgaaTCCTCTGAGTCAGATTGCTCCAGCCCAAGCCCCATCATCTTCTTAGATGAAGAAGGGTATCAAAAAAGCTTGAAGGCAAAACTTCAGCTACCAAAAATTCCAGTAGTGAAAGATGGTATAGAGGATTCAGACTCAGAAGTAAGTGAATTTTTTGATAGTTTTGATCAGTTCGATGAGCTGGAACAAGCCTTGGAAAACTCTTGTAAAGTTATTAGGGATCCCATCCTAGGAAATCCATCCCAGAAAAGGAGGACTGCACATGAACAATTGTCTTCTGGAAGCATTACAATGAATCCTCAGAAATTCAAGTTTGATCGTCCCACTCTCCCAGCCAATGTAAAGAAACCAACTCCTCGTAAACCAGAATCACCATATAGCAGCATCTTTGATGTCCCGGATTCCCCGCGCCCAGTTAAAACATCAGGGGAAGAGAACGGAGGCTTGTTCAGCCCTATTAGATCATCGGCTTTCAGTCCACTAGGGAGCTGTGGTTCTTCTGAATGTTTATGTCGAATTAATCTCAGTGGAGATGGGACAGGTCAAAATCACGATGATGCAATTTATAATAGTTATTCAGCGTATGCTGATAGtgtttcatttgaaatactgGGTTCTGTTTTTCATTCTGAGTCCTCATCAGAACAAGTATGTGCAGGAAATTATTCGAAACACAAAGGGattgttttgaaagagaaaaaaggtcaAGCTGCAGATCTCAAAATGAAAACTGGTAAGGAGCCAGATAAACAAGCAAAATCTAAACATAAGTCATTAATGATTAGAGATAGCATTCAAAAATTTGCAACTGAATTAGTCGAAAAAAGTTTTGGCAGTGCATTTAAAGACCTGCAAAAAGGCGTTTCTTCATGCACCAATGCACTTTGTCATTTGGCTGCTAGGTTAACTTCTTCAGTCTTTCAAATGGCTTTTTATGAGATTGGAAGACGTAGAGCAATCTCCCTGAAGGAGCGTGCCATTAATGGGATAGCAAGCTTTTTGGTGAGTGAAGCTATAACTGGTGCTTTGAAAGAACTGCGGCAcgtaaagaaacaaatatttactaACACCGTTGCACGGTTTGCGGCAGACCTTGCCGAAGAACTCGTGTTTGAAGGAATCATGGAAGTATGCCAGTTTTCGTATCCATCGACACCTACAGCTGCACAGCCTTCATCATTTGATTACGAAGACAAAGTGGTAAGATCCTATGCCAGAGATTTGTCTGAATCTGTCATTCAGGAGGCTTTTATCGAACTTTCTCAGGTTGATGTGACCTTCACAACACAAGCAGCCATTAGTGTTTCCATGGACAACATTAAATATGTGAGCGCAGAAAGTATGTTAGAGTCAACACGGACTTCCacagtttttcctaattttaatgATAGGGTAGCACTGAAGCCAATCCAAGATTCCAAGAAGGAATATACAGTACAGCAAGCTCTGTTTTGCACCTCTGGTGTTGTAAGTTCAATACCTGTGCCCTTAGCTGGAAGAGCTCTTTGTCAACATCAGGTTTCCTCTGATGCTTATAAAGCAAAAGATTCCACTGCTCCAAATTCTGATGACAATATGAAAATATACAAAGACACCACTCATCCATTTTTCAcaagcagaaagagagaggaggaagtcGCTTCTTTCAGAAATATATACCTAATTTCAGATCACAGTCAAAGTACTGAAAATACTCCATCACTCTTACATAACCAAAACaataccaaacaaacaaataacagatCTGGAATGAACAATAATCCAGAATTAACAAGTGGGTCAAAAGGCATTAATACTTTCTCTGGAACTATGGTAGATATGATAGTAAATGAAGCTTATGAAGCCATAACCTCATCTAGAGTAACAAAAGCAGTAGAAGAGTATACAgattttttaacaagaaaaataatagatAAAAAACCTTATGTGCAATGTATTGGTGAAGATTTCCCCAAGAATGTGTTTGCAGATCACTTGGCCAAGTATGTCGTAAAACAATCTGTGGATGAAAGTAAAACTGTGTTATGCAACACTGGTGAGAATTTAGCGTGTAATATGAGCTCACAGACTTACGCAGATACCAATAGAAAAGAACAATGTGTGATAAAGAAGCAAGAGgctgagaaacaaaataatgtttctgtaatTGTGGAACAACAACAGATGCCTTTGAATAATCCATGTAAATGTCTTCTTACTCCAACTCATTCTGTTCAGTGTTTTTCAGAGCCTAACGATTGTTGGCAGGAACAAAAAGGACGCAGGTTTTCTTCAAAATCACCACCGCCTTGTTCCACTGTGACTTCTGCTAGGCATGTTCTTGAGGACTTTACTGACACAGGAAGCTGCTCAATACCATGCTTAAACAAGCCCTCAAAAAAACATGATATGCAGAAACCATCATCAGGACCTTTGACTTACAGGCAGGCTGATTGTTTTCTGCATGCAAATAGCTTTTCTTCAGTGATGTTTGGCAGTGAAGATGCTTCGCAGATGGAAGATAAATCACGTCTCAAAGACGGAAATACCTGTGTAATGCCTGATACACCCCCACCAACTCCTTTAGTACCATGTCAAGGTAGTTCTGAAAGAAACCTAAGAAAACTATCTAAGAAACTCAAGGGAGAGTTAGCAAAGGAATTTGCACCTGCAACACCACCTTCTACACCATACAATCCATCCGTTGCTGGTTTGTCTGAAACTGAACGTGACTCTTTGGAAAATGAGGAATTTATGCTGAAACTCATGCGGTCGCTTTCTGAAGAAGTGGAAAGTAGTGAAGATGAAGATCATTCTGAAATGCCTGTTGAGAAAGAGGAGCGTTCAGAAAAAACAATTCAGTATGCAGATAGCTTAGCTAGCCATGTAATTTCAATAGCGACTGAAATGGCTGCTTCCCATTTAGATGGTAAAACAAACGAAAGAGAAACTGATAGACAGGTTCAGTTAGGTATGCAAAACAGAAGATGCGGATATACTGCATTTATAAATATCCCAGAAGAGACGTGCAATTCTTTATGGAATTATGCAGGTGATATGGCAGGAAAAGTCATCAATGAGGCCAAGAAAATAGTGAAATCAAGGCATTGTAAACTGTTGAGGTTGAAGCGGGTTAACTGTCAGGTGGATTGCCTTTATCTGAGAAAAGGTGATAAAGATTACAGTTCAAAAGAACGGTGCGGTCCAGTGCAGGACCAGTGGCCAGGGGAGAGAGATTCAGCTGTACTTCCTTTACCACAAGGTTCAGGCATGACAGGTTTGACTTCCAAATACCCAAGCTGTGAAAGTGTGACTGACGAATACGCAGATCATATTATTCGAGTTTTGAAAAGAGAAGGTGGTAATGCTGAACTGCTAATGGATCAGTATGCTAGCAGACTTGCTTACAGGTCTATCAAATCAGGCTTACAGCAAGCTGCTAGAAAAAACAAATTGAGATACAACAGAAAGACATTTCCTGGGCAAAATGCACAGGTAAATGGTAAGCTGGAGCTGATCAAAGCAGTGAATAAAGATGCAGTACAGCAAGTGAAAAGCAGCATTCATCACCGTGAAGACCAAACGTATGAAAGGGGTATTGGCACACAGAGAACAGAATGCACAGAGTTGTTACATTTTTCAGAATCCCTTGCTCACAGTATCACTTGTGATGTTAGGAAGAAATTGAAAATGTCGGGAGCATGTTTGCCAAAGTCTCTAACAGATTCCTGTCTATATAAAAAGACTGAATTTGATGAAGTCACAGGGGATCTtattaaaacaagattttctaggacatttctgcctttctccccagATCATAAACTGTATCATAGTACAGgcagtttaaatgaaaatggcTACAGTGAAGGCATTATTCAAGCTATAGAACAATATGCCAGGAAAGTAGCAGATGATACTCTAGAAAAGAGTTTAGAGTCGGCTGTTCTCCATgtggctgaaaacagaaaaaatggggATAGACTCTCATATACTGAGAAACTGTCTCCTTTTTCTGGAACTGTGTGTAGATGCTGCAGTATGAAAGAACATCGGTACTGTACAGAAAGTACATCTCATCATCTACCTGCGCCAGAATCCTCCATTCCCGTGAGGCATTTTCTTCATCCTGGATTAGGTGGTGCTTGTCAAAAATCAAGAGTGTTTCAGCTTGATATTCCTAAAATTCACATTGATGTAGAACAGAAGACAGTGTTTTCTGACAAGGGGGCTACTGCGGCCataaagaaagcagaaggagaacTGAGTTACGCAAGTGTGACAGCTGACAGTGGTATTGGACAAGATGGAGTCAGTTTTGCTGAGAGCCTTACTACTGAAATAATGACATCAGCTATGACTAATATTGGTCAGGCAGTTAACATAAG CTCTGTTGGAAGAGAAGGATTTCACTCTGTTGAATCTATCGTTAGCCAGCAGATGAGTCTTAGTATTGGTGATGATAGCACTGGGAGTTGGTCCAATCTAAGTTTTGAAGATGAACATCCTGATGAGAGCAGCAGTTTTCTTCACCTCAGTGACAG
- the AKAP11 gene encoding A-kinase anchor protein 11 isoform X2 has translation MDTYARAQGNRMKPRISVKKSFGEGVLHSMKSLLHSRKELCNVSADECLNREEQDNSIEMGQKLDKVWRGEKQMWTECRTVWITFIGFAEEMGTAHLQELAAVSAELPDVLKLLQLCKLKENEVIFLKDVKKTLAKPYDIKHQHQLPEVFCVMRLSPSFPRIKVDYIFTLLSKYTTGIRYAVEINSSQKHQTETSHGEDDDTNQSVSSIEDDFVTAFEHLDEDEPSKIQSAGACSSTSRNHRDAASQTIPAQCLEAVDSKILVASARRKSSARSSTLIDILGLKELSSVKNSVTTSISDPWIQRSFYKPYNPSDQGVNFLCKTLFSSSPAESSESDCSSPSPIIFLDEEGYQKSLKAKLQLPKIPVVKDGIEDSDSEVSEFFDSFDQFDELEQALENSCKVIRDPILGNPSQKRRTAHEQLSSGSITMNPQKFKFDRPTLPANVKKPTPRKPESPYSSIFDVPDSPRPVKTSGEENGGLFSPIRSSAFSPLGSCGSSECLCRINLSGDGTGQNHDDAIYNSYSAYADSVSFEILGSVFHSESSSEQVCAGNYSKHKGIVLKEKKGQAADLKMKTGKEPDKQAKSKHKSLMIRDSIQKFATELVEKSFGSAFKDLQKGVSSCTNALCHLAARLTSSVFQMAFYEIGRRRAISLKERAINGIASFLVSEAITGALKELRHVKKQIFTNTVARFAADLAEELVFEGIMEVCQFSYPSTPTAAQPSSFDYEDKVVRSYARDLSESVIQEAFIELSQVDVTFTTQAAISVSMDNIKYVSAESMLESTRTSTVFPNFNDRVALKPIQDSKKEYTVQQALFCTSGVVSSIPVPLAGRALCQHQVSSDAYKAKDSTAPNSDDNMKIYKDTTHPFFTSRKREEEVASFRNIYLISDHSQSTENTPSLLHNQNNTKQTNNRSGMNNNPELTSGSKGINTFSGTMVDMIVNEAYEAITSSRVTKAVEEYTDFLTRKIIDKKPYVQCIGEDFPKNVFADHLAKYVVKQSVDESKTVLCNTGENLACNMSSQTYADTNRKEQCVIKKQEAEKQNNVSVIVEQQQMPLNNPCKCLLTPTHSVQCFSEPNDCWQEQKGRRFSSKSPPPCSTVTSARHVLEDFTDTGSCSIPCLNKPSKKHDMQKPSSGPLTYRQADCFLHANSFSSVMFGSEDASQMEDKSRLKDGNTCVMPDTPPPTPLVPCQGSSERNLRKLSKKLKGELAKEFAPATPPSTPYNPSVAGLSETERDSLENEEFMLKLMRSLSEEVESSEDEDHSEMPVEKEERSEKTIQYADSLASHVISIATEMAASHLDGKTNERETDRQVQLGMQNRRCGYTAFINIPEETCNSLWNYAGDMAGKVINEAKKIVKSRHCKLLRLKRVNCQVDCLYLRKGDKDYSSKERCGPVQDQWPGERDSAVLPLPQGSGMTGLTSKYPSCESVTDEYADHIIRVLKREGGNAELLMDQYASRLAYRSIKSGLQQAARKNKLRYNRKTFPGQNAQVNGKLELIKAVNKDAVQQVKSSIHHREDQTYERGIGTQRTECTELLHFSESLAHSITCDVRKKLKMSGACLPKSLTDSCLYKKTEFDEVTGDLIKTRFSRTFLPFSPDHKLYHSTGSLNENGYSEGIIQAIEQYARKVADDTLEKSLESAVLHVAENRKNGDRLSYTEKLSPFSGTVCRCCSMKEHRYCTESTSHHLPAPESSIPVRHFLHPGLGGACQKSRVFQLDIPKIHIDVEQKTVFSDKGATAAIKKAEGELSYASVTADSGIGQDGVSFAESLTTEIMTSAMTNIGQAVNISSVGREGFHSVESIVSQQMSLSIGDDSTGSWSNLSFEDEHPDESSSFLHLSDSSAVFSSSPGSNGNSSSWSSLGLEGDMYEENLSFPTSDSDGTEDKDEDSKDAVEGLEQIRKTLAIVNIDLEPNLVDPQLRAALQWLAASETEVSGLHFHDAATREFVFLSRRLRERDWKVGDLLQAVLKYCEMIEKTSDGEQALNKSLVGWLLENI, from the exons ATGGATACATACGCCAGGGCTCAGGGCAATCGAATGAAACCAAGAATATCTGTGAAAAAG agTTTTGGTGAAGGTGTACTGCACTCTATGAAGTCACTGCTACACAGCAGAAAAGAGTTATGCAATGTATCAGCAGATGAATGTCTAAATCGGGAAGAACAAGATAATTCTATTGAG ATGGGCCAAAAGCTGGACAAGGtctggagaggagagaagcagatgTGGACAGAATGCAGGACTGTCTGG attaCATTTATAGGTTTTGCTGAAGAGATGGGTACTGCTCATTTGCAG GAGTTGgcagctgtttctgcagagctCCCAGATGTTCTGAAATTGCTCCAGTTGTGCAAACTAAAAGAAAACGAGGTTATATTTCTAAAAGATGTAAAGAAAACCTTGGCAAAACCCTATGACATAAAACATCAG CATCAGCTTCCTGAAGTGTTTTGTGTGATGAGACTGTCTCCTTCATTCCCAAGGATCAAAGTTGATTACATATTTACCTTGCTGAGCAAGTATACCACAGGCATAAGATACGCAGTGGAAATAAACTCATCGCAAAAGCATCAAACAGAGACATCCCATGGAGAAGATGATGACACTAATCAGTCAGTTTCTTCAATTGAGGATGATTTTGTCACTGCTTTCGAACACTTAGATGAAGATGAGCCTTCAAAGATACAAAGTGCTG gtgcATGCAGCTCTACTTCTCGAAACCATCGAGATGCTGCTTCACAGACCATCCCTGCTCAATGTTTAGAAGCTGTTGACTCAAAGATCCTTGTGGCTTCTGCACGTCGAAAGTCATCTGCCAGATCTTCTACTTTGATTGATATTTTGGGACTTAAAGAACTGTCCTCAGTAAAAAATTCAGTTACAACCTCAATTTCTGATCCTTGGATACAAAGGAGTTTCTATAAGCCATATAATCCTTCTGATCAAGGTGTTAATTTTTTATGTAAAacgttgttttcctcctctccagctgaaTCCTCTGAGTCAGATTGCTCCAGCCCAAGCCCCATCATCTTCTTAGATGAAGAAGGGTATCAAAAAAGCTTGAAGGCAAAACTTCAGCTACCAAAAATTCCAGTAGTGAAAGATGGTATAGAGGATTCAGACTCAGAAGTAAGTGAATTTTTTGATAGTTTTGATCAGTTCGATGAGCTGGAACAAGCCTTGGAAAACTCTTGTAAAGTTATTAGGGATCCCATCCTAGGAAATCCATCCCAGAAAAGGAGGACTGCACATGAACAATTGTCTTCTGGAAGCATTACAATGAATCCTCAGAAATTCAAGTTTGATCGTCCCACTCTCCCAGCCAATGTAAAGAAACCAACTCCTCGTAAACCAGAATCACCATATAGCAGCATCTTTGATGTCCCGGATTCCCCGCGCCCAGTTAAAACATCAGGGGAAGAGAACGGAGGCTTGTTCAGCCCTATTAGATCATCGGCTTTCAGTCCACTAGGGAGCTGTGGTTCTTCTGAATGTTTATGTCGAATTAATCTCAGTGGAGATGGGACAGGTCAAAATCACGATGATGCAATTTATAATAGTTATTCAGCGTATGCTGATAGtgtttcatttgaaatactgGGTTCTGTTTTTCATTCTGAGTCCTCATCAGAACAAGTATGTGCAGGAAATTATTCGAAACACAAAGGGattgttttgaaagagaaaaaaggtcaAGCTGCAGATCTCAAAATGAAAACTGGTAAGGAGCCAGATAAACAAGCAAAATCTAAACATAAGTCATTAATGATTAGAGATAGCATTCAAAAATTTGCAACTGAATTAGTCGAAAAAAGTTTTGGCAGTGCATTTAAAGACCTGCAAAAAGGCGTTTCTTCATGCACCAATGCACTTTGTCATTTGGCTGCTAGGTTAACTTCTTCAGTCTTTCAAATGGCTTTTTATGAGATTGGAAGACGTAGAGCAATCTCCCTGAAGGAGCGTGCCATTAATGGGATAGCAAGCTTTTTGGTGAGTGAAGCTATAACTGGTGCTTTGAAAGAACTGCGGCAcgtaaagaaacaaatatttactaACACCGTTGCACGGTTTGCGGCAGACCTTGCCGAAGAACTCGTGTTTGAAGGAATCATGGAAGTATGCCAGTTTTCGTATCCATCGACACCTACAGCTGCACAGCCTTCATCATTTGATTACGAAGACAAAGTGGTAAGATCCTATGCCAGAGATTTGTCTGAATCTGTCATTCAGGAGGCTTTTATCGAACTTTCTCAGGTTGATGTGACCTTCACAACACAAGCAGCCATTAGTGTTTCCATGGACAACATTAAATATGTGAGCGCAGAAAGTATGTTAGAGTCAACACGGACTTCCacagtttttcctaattttaatgATAGGGTAGCACTGAAGCCAATCCAAGATTCCAAGAAGGAATATACAGTACAGCAAGCTCTGTTTTGCACCTCTGGTGTTGTAAGTTCAATACCTGTGCCCTTAGCTGGAAGAGCTCTTTGTCAACATCAGGTTTCCTCTGATGCTTATAAAGCAAAAGATTCCACTGCTCCAAATTCTGATGACAATATGAAAATATACAAAGACACCACTCATCCATTTTTCAcaagcagaaagagagaggaggaagtcGCTTCTTTCAGAAATATATACCTAATTTCAGATCACAGTCAAAGTACTGAAAATACTCCATCACTCTTACATAACCAAAACaataccaaacaaacaaataacagatCTGGAATGAACAATAATCCAGAATTAACAAGTGGGTCAAAAGGCATTAATACTTTCTCTGGAACTATGGTAGATATGATAGTAAATGAAGCTTATGAAGCCATAACCTCATCTAGAGTAACAAAAGCAGTAGAAGAGTATACAgattttttaacaagaaaaataatagatAAAAAACCTTATGTGCAATGTATTGGTGAAGATTTCCCCAAGAATGTGTTTGCAGATCACTTGGCCAAGTATGTCGTAAAACAATCTGTGGATGAAAGTAAAACTGTGTTATGCAACACTGGTGAGAATTTAGCGTGTAATATGAGCTCACAGACTTACGCAGATACCAATAGAAAAGAACAATGTGTGATAAAGAAGCAAGAGgctgagaaacaaaataatgtttctgtaatTGTGGAACAACAACAGATGCCTTTGAATAATCCATGTAAATGTCTTCTTACTCCAACTCATTCTGTTCAGTGTTTTTCAGAGCCTAACGATTGTTGGCAGGAACAAAAAGGACGCAGGTTTTCTTCAAAATCACCACCGCCTTGTTCCACTGTGACTTCTGCTAGGCATGTTCTTGAGGACTTTACTGACACAGGAAGCTGCTCAATACCATGCTTAAACAAGCCCTCAAAAAAACATGATATGCAGAAACCATCATCAGGACCTTTGACTTACAGGCAGGCTGATTGTTTTCTGCATGCAAATAGCTTTTCTTCAGTGATGTTTGGCAGTGAAGATGCTTCGCAGATGGAAGATAAATCACGTCTCAAAGACGGAAATACCTGTGTAATGCCTGATACACCCCCACCAACTCCTTTAGTACCATGTCAAGGTAGTTCTGAAAGAAACCTAAGAAAACTATCTAAGAAACTCAAGGGAGAGTTAGCAAAGGAATTTGCACCTGCAACACCACCTTCTACACCATACAATCCATCCGTTGCTGGTTTGTCTGAAACTGAACGTGACTCTTTGGAAAATGAGGAATTTATGCTGAAACTCATGCGGTCGCTTTCTGAAGAAGTGGAAAGTAGTGAAGATGAAGATCATTCTGAAATGCCTGTTGAGAAAGAGGAGCGTTCAGAAAAAACAATTCAGTATGCAGATAGCTTAGCTAGCCATGTAATTTCAATAGCGACTGAAATGGCTGCTTCCCATTTAGATGGTAAAACAAACGAAAGAGAAACTGATAGACAGGTTCAGTTAGGTATGCAAAACAGAAGATGCGGATATACTGCATTTATAAATATCCCAGAAGAGACGTGCAATTCTTTATGGAATTATGCAGGTGATATGGCAGGAAAAGTCATCAATGAGGCCAAGAAAATAGTGAAATCAAGGCATTGTAAACTGTTGAGGTTGAAGCGGGTTAACTGTCAGGTGGATTGCCTTTATCTGAGAAAAGGTGATAAAGATTACAGTTCAAAAGAACGGTGCGGTCCAGTGCAGGACCAGTGGCCAGGGGAGAGAGATTCAGCTGTACTTCCTTTACCACAAGGTTCAGGCATGACAGGTTTGACTTCCAAATACCCAAGCTGTGAAAGTGTGACTGACGAATACGCAGATCATATTATTCGAGTTTTGAAAAGAGAAGGTGGTAATGCTGAACTGCTAATGGATCAGTATGCTAGCAGACTTGCTTACAGGTCTATCAAATCAGGCTTACAGCAAGCTGCTAGAAAAAACAAATTGAGATACAACAGAAAGACATTTCCTGGGCAAAATGCACAGGTAAATGGTAAGCTGGAGCTGATCAAAGCAGTGAATAAAGATGCAGTACAGCAAGTGAAAAGCAGCATTCATCACCGTGAAGACCAAACGTATGAAAGGGGTATTGGCACACAGAGAACAGAATGCACAGAGTTGTTACATTTTTCAGAATCCCTTGCTCACAGTATCACTTGTGATGTTAGGAAGAAATTGAAAATGTCGGGAGCATGTTTGCCAAAGTCTCTAACAGATTCCTGTCTATATAAAAAGACTGAATTTGATGAAGTCACAGGGGATCTtattaaaacaagattttctaggacatttctgcctttctccccagATCATAAACTGTATCATAGTACAGgcagtttaaatgaaaatggcTACAGTGAAGGCATTATTCAAGCTATAGAACAATATGCCAGGAAAGTAGCAGATGATACTCTAGAAAAGAGTTTAGAGTCGGCTGTTCTCCATgtggctgaaaacagaaaaaatggggATAGACTCTCATATACTGAGAAACTGTCTCCTTTTTCTGGAACTGTGTGTAGATGCTGCAGTATGAAAGAACATCGGTACTGTACAGAAAGTACATCTCATCATCTACCTGCGCCAGAATCCTCCATTCCCGTGAGGCATTTTCTTCATCCTGGATTAGGTGGTGCTTGTCAAAAATCAAGAGTGTTTCAGCTTGATATTCCTAAAATTCACATTGATGTAGAACAGAAGACAGTGTTTTCTGACAAGGGGGCTACTGCGGCCataaagaaagcagaaggagaacTGAGTTACGCAAGTGTGACAGCTGACAGTGGTATTGGACAAGATGGAGTCAGTTTTGCTGAGAGCCTTACTACTGAAATAATGACATCAGCTATGACTAATATTGGTCAGGCAGTTAACATAAG CTCTGTTGGAAGAGAAGGATTTCACTCTGTTGAATCTATCGTTAGCCAGCAGATGAGTCTTAGTATTGGTGATGATAGCACTGGGAGTTGGTCCAATCTAAGTTTTGAAGATGAACATCCTGATGAGAGCAGCAGTTTTCTTCACCTCAGTGACAG